The genomic region ATTTTGGCACTATCTCTAGTCAACATGGGTGGGACTTGGGTTTTTCCCAATACACCCCTTCATGCCTAGATAATATGGTAGGTGGCCCAATAACGAATCTGGGATAGGCTCTAATACTACCTTAGAATAGGGGTTTATGCCTAACTCAACCCCTAAaagctttttatgaaattaccaaaaaaaggatGCAATGGTGATCTTGCCTTTTAAGTAATTAGGTTAGTTGAGATACAAGTCCTTGCACTGATATGATATTTACCTTATCAACAGGTATTGTTCTTCGCATGAGAATTTGACCATTGATCATGTTATGCCCACTGCACTAGGTGGAGAATGGACATGGGAAAATCTAGTAAGATAATCTTTTATGCATGTAGAAAATACTGTTGGAAactacataataataaacatgttCTATTTTCTAAGTTGCCAAGATTCATTATAACTTAAAAGAATAAAGTTAGAATTATTAGCCTAATTATTCTTTCTTGTAAATTGtatattgtatttgttttttccaTGTAATTATTCTGTATATATATATCCCTAGGCTGAGTGTGTTTTTCACTCAAGCAAATTTCAGACAAGTATTTTCTCCTCCCTTAGAGTTTTTAGTTGGTATCAGACTGGCTGAGTGGCTGACTGGGTTAATCCCATCTCTGCTGTGCATCCAACCTTTGCCAAGGCTGAATCTCAGTCCCATGTTCATTGTTCCTCGGACTTGGCCTTATTTTCTGTCTCTCCTGGGAATTTATGGCCAACCTTTGAAGTCTCTTCACCAGAATTCatctttgttgttttctttgttcCAAAATTTTTTGTGGAAGCACTGTTCACAGTACTGTTTGCCCATACTGTTCACTGGGTGCTTTCCAGAGGCTGTTTTCTCTGTCTGTTCTCTGACATTGTTTGCTATTCGATTTGGACAGTGGGTTATTGTATCCATCATTATTGAAGTCTTGGCTGTTCATGTTTTTCATCCTTTACCCCTATGATGCTGCTCCTATTTCGTTACATTTGTTAAATACATCTTAACAGCTTTTTGGCCAACCTTTGATTCCTCCAACATTCTGTTAGATAGTGAATACAAGGAATACTTTCAACTTAAAGCAGCCCAATGAGGATCATCTTCAAATGCTGTAGTCCATACCAGTAATTCTAcaacttttctctcattctgtgCTAGTTGGATCCTTGATGTTGGATTCTAGTGCTTTTGATCACATTGCTAGTAATCATTctcttttctcaaatttttcatCCTCATTTCATCACCCTTGGTGATGGTTCAAAGGCTAAAGCCATTGGAATCGGTGAAGCTGTACCTCTTCTTTCATTAACTTTGTATtcaattctttttatatttaggtGCCCTTTTATCTTTAATTCCATTAGTTAACTTACTAGCACTCTTAATTGTTCCATAACCTTTTTTTACTGAGTCTTTTTCATATGCAGAATTGGAGAATTAGAAATGTAATTGGCATAGGCTTTGAATCACAAGGACTACTATCTTTCAACCTTCATTATCTACCACAGGTGCTATTTTAGCATCCCCTAACCTTCACTGTCATTTAGGTCACCTAAAGTATACAATTTAAAAAGATGATTCCTCATCTCTCCGATTTACAATCTTTTGAATTGAGTCTTGTCAGCTTGGGAAACATGTTCAGGCTACATTCCAAAGAAGGACAATAGTCAGTTAGATCCTCCCTTTGATATTTGTTCATTCAACTGCTTGGGGTCCTAGTCCTGTTAGTTATCCGAGGTTATAGGCATTTTGTTTCTTTCATTGATGATTTCTCAAAATGCACTTAGATATTCTTAATGAAAAATCATTCtaaatgtttttcttcttctaaatttGTGTTCTAATATTAGTACTACACTTGGGAAAACTAGCTGTATTTTACGTAGTGACAATTCAAGAGTGTTTTTCTCCACTCTTCAATTCTTTTACGTCTTCCTATGGTATGATCCATGAATCTAGTTCTAATTCACGCAACAAAATGGAATTGCAGAAAGAAAATACTGTCACCTTCTTGACCTTCCTGGGGATAGGGGGTTGCTATTCTTATAGCAAGCTATTAATAAACTGTATGTCATCTTCAGTTTATGTAACCAAGTTCCTAGCTGTGTATTTAGTTGTACTTGTTTTGAGCATGATCTTTCTCTTGCAAAGATATATTATTTGcttgtgttttcaaatgcattttttttttttaactatccaATTGTTAATCTTCATATTTTGAATCCTCAAGAGTCAATCTTCCCAACCACAATAATTTTTCCTTGCTCACTCATCACTTATCAGCTTCATCTTTGGCATATGGCTCTAGAACTCATACAATATTTGCTGATGACAGGTGACTGCTTGTGCCAAATGCAACTGCAAAAAGGGTAGAAAAACTTTAGAGGAAGCAAAAATGAAGTTGATTAAGCCCCCAAAGGTACCACCTACTTAACTAACTACAACATATATGCTTTCTTTCTACGATGTCTTGATTGCTACCAAGAAGGGGTTGCCAATGTTATAATTCCAACTTTCAATTACGTTGTTTTGAAACACACTACCTATTTCAACATATtcatgcattttaatgtttcctCTTTCGTGATTAAATAGAATGTTACTCTTGTAATTCAGGTCCCAAAGGACTATGACATTCTCGCCATACCTCTAACTGCCGCAGCTCTAAGAATGCTGACATTAAGAAAGGGAACACCTGAAGAATGGCGTCAGTATCTAAGGTCTCCTTGAGTTAATCATCAAGGTTGTTGTATAGTCCTGTATGTCATGCCATCCACACTAAATTTATCCTTGCTCACCCCCCTCCCCCCcgcccccccaaaaaaaaacaaaagaaattaaaggaagaaaaaaaaatcctgatttttagtttatttcaaggcacttcaattttataaagaaattcATTGTAAACAGTGCTCTTCAGTCCTAATGATTGTGTAAAATCTATGCATATTAATTCCTATCTGCAGTTGTATATTAACGTTACTTAGCAGACCTTCATCACTTGGATAAATATGTGGTACTCTTGGTGAAATTAAGAATTGATATGTAACTAATCTAATCCTCAGAATATTTACCTCATCTATTATGTTTGTTCACCCTTGTGAGTTGGACTAGTTGTGTTGTGTCTGTCCTAACCTTGACTAGGGCAACCATCTCATTCtaaatttgaatatttcatCCCAAAAAATTTAGAACGGATTATCATGCTTCCAAAATATAGTAATGGGATCACCTTGTATTGCCTTTAGTGCACCCACATtcaatttcatatttgatgATAATGTAGAGTTGGTGCAAGATCCGTACTAGTAAGTAATGCATGCCCTGAGAAAAAACTAAGCAACATACACAAACTGTTGATACTACTTTAGCAAGAGTAATGCTTCTTACAAGAGTTTAAATTCAAGTGCAATCAATCTAACCTTAACCTGTAGTGGTGTAAGGTCCTCTTACGttaacacaaaatgaaaataatctaTTTAGCAGAAGAATCTGTATTCGATTCTCATTATATGTAAAATTTCGTTAAGCAAGTAATAGTCACAGTGAGTTGGAGACACCCATTATTTTTTaccaccacaaaaaaaaaaaaaaaagacaatcaaTCTTGGTATTAGAAGACATTTACTTAGgatactaaaactaaaaaaaaagtaatatccAATCATGTTAAGCAAAATGTTGCTATGACATTCTTTTTATGGGGtgtaagttatttaattatcttaatgctttaaaatttataaaacagGAGGTTTTGTAAAAGACCTGACAAATgaaatgaattatatatatatatatatatatatatatatatatatatatatatgtttaacaACTTGGAAATGTTGAGTTCTGATCCATCTTTCGTTCTCATGCTATAGTACCATGTTCAGTCTTTTTCAGAGTTTGAAAATGGTATTTTCAGACATAATAAATGTCCTCTAAATTTTATATGGTTGCACAGTAGGAGTCTTCTGTTCTGGCTGGCACTTCACATGGTTCTCTGTTTCAATGGAGAAACTTGTGTAGTGTGTTGATCTGCAAATAGCACGACTATTATGCATTGGTTCAGAAATGGACCTAACGCATGACCTGCTGTAGTTATGCCACTAGAAGTTTTATTTTGCTTCAATATATAGATtcaagttaatatatatatatatatatatatatatattataatatcgAAAATAGTATTTAATTAAAGCCAATTTAATGGCATTCGACAATTATTGAAATAATGAATTGTAAATTagtttctttatcaatttaattatggatgtaattttaaaaatattgcgTATAAGtgagataacattttttttttgtgcaaatCACAATTCGAAACAATTTTACAAGAACTATGTAAGATTGATTTGAGTGACAAAATTCTCCCTCAAATATTTAGCATAATTATATATCAACAACTTAAACTCAAAACTATTGAATAAACTAAAACAATTTCAAACCAATTAATTTACACATTTGGTGCTAACATGAAGGGTTCTTCAAGTAACGTTATTCATACTATTAATCATTTGGTATCTTGCGTGGGAAAAATGACAAGGGAAAATAATTTCACTCACAACTTTGTGCATTACAatggtgtaaaaaaaaatctaatgtgGGCTTGGTGTGGATATAATTAAACTCTGTGTTGGTGTAAAAGTGACGTGGATTGCAAATAGCACAAATCAAGGAAAAAAGGGAAGAATTTAAAAGTGGCATGTGGCACAGCCGCACAGGTCGTTCGAGCAGATTGATGGATCATGAAAAGAATCCATCCTAATTCCAGCATATCCAATTATCCATGGGGTGGGCACATTCCTATGCCACATTATTGTTTAAGCATATtttatagtaatattttttttaacatactttCTATAAAGTTAAGGttatattcaccaaaaaaaatttaaggttATATACTCGTAgagtaaaatttttatattattaattaataaaaaattattattaatataacttataagataattattataaaattaactaacttttcatatattttgGTTTGCAATggaatattttatattgttaatgtataatttatttccttctttttattattaactacatttatgaaattttacaaaataatactaTTAATGAATTTCACGTGTAATTTTATgagtttgaataaattttatccAATAGGAGGATGCTACTTAATCAAATGAGCACGTGAATTAGATAACATAAAActgttttagtttaattaatgacTATAGATTTGAGTATTTAAATATGCATTAATTGTGATAATGGTTTTATTAACATGTGTTctaataatattgattaaaaaatttaaaaaaatcatatgacaacacatttaaaaattataagggaCACATTTTATCAcattctaatattattttttcattttatttttttaactaatggccTTAGAATACTTATTAGCATTTATCTTATgtttaatatatgatttttttatctataaaaataaaaaataaatataaaaaaatttacaacaattTAAACATTCTCCTTCCTCAACGGAGTTACACTCACTAGCtagaaaattttacttttatactAAGGTCTTCCACCAATAAACCAATAAAGAGTGTGTTACCTAAAAATTTTCCATTTATTTAATCCAATGTTTTCCATGAATCCCTGTCACCTCTCACGCCTCATCTGATGAAATTATTGCTTGCGGTGCCCCTCATAAGTACAGTCAAGAGTCATGATTCATAAGACCACATATCCATTCCCATTTCCAATCAAACAAGGGAATAGTGCCCccttcattattttaatttcttccaaCCCAGGCCAGTAGTCATAGACATCAAGTTAAAACTCAGCCAAGTCAAAGAAGCATAAGAAAGAGGTCACTCACTTACTGAACACTTTTAAATGCAGTTTGATGGCTGCGAATTGTAGTACCATGTGTATGTATGTCTGGTCACTCACAGTCACAAAAAGCAAGGCTAATTCATGCTTCATTTTCAAGCACTTGTTGGGTGGTGATTTAAGTGGCTACTTGTTCAAACCCAAATTGTGTGTTTGAAGCTCAGCATTTATACCAAGTTCTTCCCATAAAAAATAGTGATAAATCTTTGTTAgaattataagtatatataaaataaatatttctcttttaatataatttatagttaATCATCAATCATGATTCGAACTTTAAATCAGttaattaaagtataaaaattacGATTATTTATGTCAATCATTATTTGGTAATGACgtagtagtcttgttgttgttAGCATGATCAAGATGCATGAATCATCAATCAATAGGTGATAATACAAGAATGCATGGGTATATATTATTGTGGTTGATAGGAAGATTGAACCCTTTTATTTAGACAGCATGGCATGGGGAGATTTTGGATTGGAAGAGACCAAAGGCCCATTTGTTGTTATGTGCAAGGCCACGAGATGAGAGGAATAAGAGCTACATTCAGTTCGTTATGTAACTCTCTAGGATCTGTTTCAAGCTGTTTCTTTCAAAGACcattcattttcaattaattactcATCCAACTTTGGTCCCaccataaataataattcatcaTGCGCACATATTGGTGGTGGATTTTCgttttgttttaattctttaGTTGTCAAGCAATCAATCAGAAACCATATTGTAATTGGGGTTTCGCGGCAATGGATTCAgtgataaaattcaaatatgcaTTCATTCATGAGGTTATAAGGTCAAATGTGAAACCTTGACATTTCCTTTTATTTACTACTTCTGAAGTTAATTATCTTTTggctattttatatataattttacataacaCTTTATAATGTTAAAATACATTTCTTTCAATAACCTCGCAACATTCTTGGGAAGTCAATTCATACTGTTCTAAAGATTTGGGAcaattctctttaaaaaaaaaaagatttgggaCATAGCATATTGGGATAGTTTACACAATGACCATTGACAGCAGGTTTAAACATTTCAAGCTTAATTTATTACAAACTTTTCAAATTGGATAAAAAGGAAATAAGGAATTCCATaaaacaaatggataaaagcaaTTCACAAATCACAATCCTATGTTGGTGGAATTGGAAGAAATTTGTCGCAGCAGACTTGGTGAATAAAACACCGCTTATTTTGCGGTGGAATGTGGACAACATGTTAATCCTAATCATAAATGAgtgtagttttaattttatatatacatatatatatatatatatatatatatatatatatatgtatgtatgtatataaatttttttataagcagcATCGTATGATTAGGATAGTTAGATTGTACATCATATGGATTCATAAGGAAAAATGTTTTTGGTAGATTCAGAGAtgaacagatttttttttaaacgtgCAATATCACTATAaggatataaaaatataaatgttatatttgATGGTAACTTTGTTTTATGATGGCACGTAAGAAGGACTTATAAAAccctattttattaaatttgatatttctaatcattttttaaagataaaatatgtttttattctctctAAAATTACTAAAAGTTTGCACTTTAGCCATAATTTATTGTAttgttagaaaatgaaatttatgtgtgaaaagtaaaaataattaggcTAAATATATcaggttaaattgtaatttatccttacttttatgattttcagtacaaatccttaattttatgttaaaataggTTAAAAGGTGTAAGTTACATTAAttcattcaataattttttatgaaattttctatataattaattttttaccatTATATTAACTAGaactaaaaatactaaatatataTGTAGTTGGTGTgacctattttaaaaaatataactgaaATTGGAagttaaagtaaaattaaaaagatgtaattgaaattggaagtttataaatttttggGGATAAAAATatccattaaaaaaatggaCATCAAATAAAGTTGTATTCTTTATAATAGTTATAGataatcttttaatatatttctcttttttctctttttgttgtacaattttttttttaagattgtaTAAGTATAGATGCAGTTTTTCTaaccaaaatttaataatagCAGTTCGTGAACAACTCAACAACGTTACAGCGGTAAGACTTATTGAACGCGTATCTCATAAAACCAATGCTTCTTTTAATCTAGAACTAGAACCACCTATATTTAGATACCACATTGAGCATTTAAGTAATCCAACTTGAGTATATTAAGTTCACtataaatagttatattaaGAACTTtcattttctgtatttttaagTCATCTGCGTCCTTAAGAACTCAAACTCAATGGTTACAAAACTAACATTGTTATGCTTCTTTTGTGCACATTATCACCGATTAGTTTGATCAAAATATAATGTTGTCTATTCATCAGAATTTTGAAAGTCATACTTGTGTTAGATTAACAAAATTTGATGAAGTTGATCATAAATAGTTAGGTTTCTAATAAGATGAATAAAGATTTAATTTCTAAccacatataaaaaaaagacattattAAAAGAAGTAAATTTCATTTCTCAAGAATTTGAGTTCGATCTAAGTAAGAAATATTAAGTGTGACCGAGTTGTGgatcaaaaattaatttcaattaatcCAAAGGACTAAAAGTTTATGAAAATAACTCGGATCCATTACTTATCGGTTGTAAAATATGCCTCGTGTACCTAAAAAAAAGGGATGtgttacaaaataaaatctatatatgaCAATAAAAAGCAGGTtagttaaattgtaatttgcCTTTAATGTTAAGTATCTGGGTATTCATAAAATTTCCCTCCCCTCCCCATTATAGGACCACAATATTGAAGTCACTAAAACTTGCCAAAAGTTAAAAGATTTTGGAAGAATCTGAatgataaaacatttaaaatgaaTCTGTGAAAGTGGCAGAACCAGTCTGTGTGCCCTGCCCTCTTGGACTCTTACAATGCATCTTTTGAGATGTTTAGCAAAGCAAAAGTGAAAGGAGAGCATCTAATAGTTACTTCTGTCTGCAAAGCTAACTGCACTATTAATATTTTACCCTCAAAACAAAAGGGAAATTCCcgtaaagaaattaataactttattttgCTTAATggagaaaaaacaatttatagtTTATTCTATTTACATGCCAAAGGCTGAAAAAAAGCAATGGATGAACATAAGAGGGAAATATGAAAGGTAAGTAAGGAATATgtatataaacaaataaatgatgTTTTGGGGTAAGCAAGGTTAATGTAAGATGAGAGATGGTTATTGGTGTGTGTCTGCATGAGATAGTGATGTGAGCTCTCACTGATAAATTtgatttgctttcttttttgctttttttaaccttttatcTGCCGACAAAATAGCAATGGTCATATTAAATAAAGGGTGCCCAGAGACAAAGGTTGAGTTCTAACTTGAAAAACCAATTTTGGCTCTCtctatttctctttcttctctttcttctctttcatttcCCCTCTCTTGTTGGTTCAaattactctctctctctctctctctctctctctaagttTTAACCCTTATGAACATGGATATGTGCCAAAATGTATCAGTTTCCGGTGAGTGCCAACAAGTGCAGGTTTTTGCCCCTTCTTGCTCAAGCAGCCTTGATGACCTCTTCTCTGCTCAGAACACGGTCAGTGTGTCACTTTAAAAAGTTCATTTTTCTACCTTATCTCATTTCTGCTTTTAGGACTGTTCTAGCTTAATTAATTTCCCTTGCACCCTCCTAGTTCTTTGCAAGTTAATTCTACTGTCATGTTTTCTTTCTCGGTTTGAGAAAGTGGTTGTTTTGTTATATATCTTTACCAAGTTTGAAGCTTTAGTGTTATACCACATATGCTAAATTTTGGAtttctttcaaataaaaatgtgtAGGAAGTGGATGTTGAGTTGGAGTGGCTTTCAGAATTTGTTGAAGACTGTTTTTCAAGCCCACCAAGCTGTGTCTTGGTACCTGTTGGTGTTAAGACTACAAGTACAAAAAGCACAAGCACAAGCATCAACCCTTCTTTGAAGAGACCTCAACAACAAAATGAGCCACCTTTGCAAAACTTTGCTGTGCCAGGGAAGGCAAGGAGCAAAAGGAAGAGGCTTTCAGCACCAAGAACCAACAAAGACCCTCTAAGCATATGGTCACACCATTTGAACCCTCAAAATGAGGCCTTGTGTTCTGACCCTCCTCTACTCAAACAGGCTTATTGGTTGGCAGACAGTGAACTCATCATGCCAAAGCCAAAGGATAAGGAGGAGCAACAAGAAGAGGTTGTGATCATGGCCAAAGAGGATGAAGAAAAAGTGATTATTAATGTGAGCAAGGAAATAAGCTTTGGGGACTCTGAACTTGATGAGGGTAGCAATGGTCAACAACAACCAATGCCAAGAAGGTGCACACATTGCTTGGCTCAGAGGACCCCACAGTGGAGGGCAGGACCATTAGGTCCAAAGACACTATGCAATGCATGTGGAGTGAGGTACAAGTCTGGTAGGTTGCTACCAGAGTATAGGCCAGCCAAGAGTCCTACTTTTGTGAGCTACTTGCACTCCAATTCCCACAAGAAAGTCATGGAGATGAGGATGTCTGTTTACTCCATTTCTAGTGAGCAGTAGTAGTGGTGGTTGTTAGAGgtatatttttatgtaaaaaaaattgcaaattttaggaaaaaaactATTTGGCAAACAGAGAGATACTGTTAAGGGGAGTGATTAGTGCTATGATTGATTATAGGCACATTTATTTACATGACTTGTTATCCACTTTCATTTTGTTCTTCTCTTCCTTCGAGCTATTTGCTTTGCACTTTCACTTAGTAAAGTACTAAAGAGCCTATTTGgatacaagtattttttttttttagtttttcaaaatttctctactgaaaataaattttatattttcagttgaaaaactctaaaaataatatttatgatttgtATTCAAACAGTTTTTAAGTAGCATTTATCTTTATAAAGAATATTACCAATACACTTTgtagtacattttttttattggttaaaatttattaaaaattacatgtaaaaCTCATTtaatagtgatttttttaataaatttcactcaaaaataaaaaatgttagaaaaatgtGTTAAAAGAGTATATTgttcacaaaaagaatttatagTGCAAGATAAAACCTTCTGGTCTTAAATCTTAATCCCTTCATATTGTCAATGGTATTTTTCCATTTCTATTTTCTACCATAAGATTAGGATAGAAGTAGAACCAGAAAGCAACCATATAACtgaaaataaatgaatacaGATAGATAATAGAACTACCAACACCAAGGGGTATGCATGTCATTGTCAATGGTGATCAATGAAGTCTTTGCCTATGAGTAATGGCAATTCCTTGACTTTGCCCTTCTTTCCCATCTTCCTCTGGCCATTTTTACCTTTGaatatttctttaaaacaaCAACGACGTGAATTTTGTTCCACTGGGTATCGTATTCTGTCAGTATAAGCATGTGGGAGtgctcttaatttatttatatatacttgGCAGTTGGCATGCACTACCCTAGAGAAGATAAGGTCATCATCCATTCCGATATATGCACATGCACGTGACTTTCAAATTCTCAAGACTCTTATCAAAGGTAAACAAAATGGAAGGAAGAAGAtgagaatttcctcaaatttcaatattttattcttcttaatTAGTATGCTTTGATTCTATTTCTGAAAAAAGGCATATGTGggaaacagttttttttttcaagaaattcTTGAGGTGGTGTTCCTCTCCAACCCATTTATATTCGATGCTCTTTGAAAGAGAAACACCTGGCTGAAAAATCAGACAATAAgagaattataaatatatagcatttctttggattattttattaagatttaattgtatattttaccattcaaatatcattattttatcgtttttatcacttttatcactcaagttttttttatagaaattttaccgcctaattttttattttttgcatgtGTTTTTTTACTATTCCCTGTTGCCGTAAAGAGTTACCATCATTATTAAATCTTCGACAAAGTCAAATTTCGTGTATCTGACAtcattcaatttattaattttatactttattaCATGATTTACTCTGACTTTagctgtttaattttttttagaagactTTAA from Glycine soja cultivar W05 chromosome 16, ASM419377v2, whole genome shotgun sequence harbors:
- the LOC114389330 gene encoding GATA transcription factor 9-like, whose protein sequence is MNMDMCQNVSVSGECQQVQVFAPSCSSSLDDLFSAQNTEVDVELEWLSEFVEDCFSSPPSCVLVPVGVKTTSTKSTSTSINPSLKRPQQQNEPPLQNFAVPGKARSKRKRLSAPRTNKDPLSIWSHHLNPQNEALCSDPPLLKQAYWLADSELIMPKPKDKEEQQEEVVIMAKEDEEKVIINVSKEISFGDSELDEGSNGQQQPMPRRCTHCLAQRTPQWRAGPLGPKTLCNACGVRYKSGRLLPEYRPAKSPTFVSYLHSNSHKKVMEMRMSVYSISSEQ